A genomic region of Dreissena polymorpha isolate Duluth1 chromosome 4, UMN_Dpol_1.0, whole genome shotgun sequence contains the following coding sequences:
- the LOC127877411 gene encoding sorting nexin-24-like yields the protein MLRVSIPSFQKVEENGESFTAYRVDVFQSGQSHYLYKRYSEFEDLHKLLKKVITTPEFPPKKVLKFSNKVIEQRRVTLELYLQGILNGETIPRSFFKFLQVQLPRSGSFDSVDMGLTEPTVTHAPVIGFSKDAFLHENYRSILPDIVTAGVQDGLYSYTEYSNNGIS from the exons ATGCTTAGGGTCTCTATACCAAGTTTTCAAAAGGTGGAAGAAAATGGAGAAAGTTTTACG GCTTACAGAGTTGATGTGTTCCAAAGTGGCCAGTCACATTACCTGTACAAGCGCTACTCAGAATTTGAGGATCTTCATAAGCTGCTCAAAAAGGTCATAACAACGCCCGAGTTTCCACCGAAGAAGGTCTTGAAGTTCAGTAATAAAGTAATCGAACAAAGACGAGTTACTTTGGAGTTGTATCTGCAG GGAATACTGAATGGTGAAACAATACCAAGATCTTTCTTCAAGTTTCTTCAAGTTCAGTTGCCAAGATCTGGGAGTTTTGA CTCCGTGGACATGGGCCTGACAGAGCCAACAGTCACACACGCCCCTGTCATAGGCTTCTCCAAAGATGCTTTTCTTCATGAAAACTACCGCA GCATACTGCCAGACATTGTCACTGCAGGTGTTCAAGATGGTCTATATTCCTATACAGAGTACAGTAACAATG GCATATCCTGA